Proteins encoded together in one Shewanella acanthi window:
- a CDS encoding GMC family oxidoreductase: protein MAIVDPIINGLNSGWLHTDGSQLKENQQFEADVVIVGTGAGGGVAAEILSQAGLSVIMIEAGQLRSSTDFNMEERVAYPNLYQQAAAMKTSDKAIGIFQGRSVGGSTTINWTTSIRTPTEALAFWEQQKSVKGLSRETLDPWFEQMEQRLNIHEWKFEPNRNNAALKQGCINLGWDYTVIKRNVAGCWNTGYCGMGCPVNAKQSMLVTTIPSALDKGAQLFSRVKVVKIEHHNGKVLALKAQALDSNSKPTSVELMFKAKHYIMSGGAIHTPVLMMRSDVPDPHKLLGKRTFLHPVLLSGAIFSDAINGHSGAPQSIYSDEFVWKNGVAGELGYKLEVPPIHPVLMASKLLGHGKEHAEAMANFNQFQLTIALVRDGYHPDSQGGQVRLTDKGFELDYPLTETFWRAARRSFASMAELQFAAGAMKVMPVSDGMPYFTSWKDAKEGIEQMTLAPLKTVVASAHVMGGCPFGEDEKLSMVDSYGQSHYLENLSVMDGSIFPTSLGANPQLSIYGITARNATALAQKLTDGREPQ from the coding sequence TTGGCAATAGTAGATCCCATTATCAATGGACTTAACTCGGGGTGGCTACACACCGATGGTAGCCAGTTAAAAGAAAATCAACAATTTGAAGCCGATGTAGTGATCGTTGGTACTGGCGCTGGCGGGGGAGTCGCGGCAGAAATTTTAAGCCAAGCAGGGCTTAGCGTGATCATGATAGAGGCGGGACAACTGCGCTCATCCACCGATTTTAATATGGAGGAGCGCGTCGCCTATCCCAATCTTTACCAGCAGGCTGCGGCAATGAAAACCTCAGACAAGGCGATTGGTATTTTTCAAGGTCGCTCTGTGGGTGGCTCGACCACAATCAACTGGACAACCTCCATCCGCACCCCAACTGAAGCCTTAGCCTTTTGGGAGCAACAAAAATCCGTTAAGGGCCTTAGCCGCGAAACACTCGACCCATGGTTTGAGCAGATGGAGCAGCGTCTTAATATCCATGAATGGAAATTCGAACCTAATCGTAATAATGCCGCGCTAAAGCAGGGCTGTATTAATCTTGGTTGGGATTACACTGTCATTAAACGAAACGTGGCGGGCTGTTGGAACACAGGTTATTGCGGCATGGGCTGTCCGGTCAATGCCAAACAGTCGATGTTAGTGACGACCATTCCTTCGGCGCTCGATAAAGGAGCCCAACTCTTTAGCCGTGTTAAAGTGGTTAAGATTGAGCACCATAACGGCAAGGTACTCGCCCTTAAGGCGCAGGCTCTCGATAGCAACTCCAAACCGACGTCCGTTGAGCTGATGTTTAAGGCCAAGCACTATATTATGAGCGGTGGTGCCATTCACACGCCTGTGCTGATGATGCGATCCGATGTGCCAGACCCACATAAACTCTTAGGTAAGCGCACCTTTTTACATCCTGTTCTGCTCTCTGGCGCCATCTTTAGTGACGCCATTAATGGTCACAGTGGTGCGCCTCAGTCGATTTATTCCGACGAATTTGTCTGGAAAAACGGCGTAGCGGGAGAACTGGGTTATAAGCTCGAAGTGCCGCCGATCCATCCTGTGTTAATGGCGTCTAAGTTGCTCGGTCACGGTAAAGAGCACGCTGAAGCCATGGCTAACTTTAATCAGTTTCAACTAACGATTGCCCTCGTCCGAGACGGCTACCATCCCGATAGTCAAGGCGGTCAAGTGCGTTTAACTGACAAGGGCTTTGAGCTCGATTATCCGTTAACTGAGACCTTCTGGCGCGCAGCGCGCCGCTCCTTTGCCAGCATGGCTGAACTGCAGTTCGCTGCTGGTGCGATGAAGGTGATGCCAGTGAGTGATGGTATGCCGTATTTCACCTCTTGGAAGGATGCGAAAGAGGGGATTGAGCAGATGACGTTGGCACCGCTTAAGACTGTGGTGGCTTCGGCCCATGTGATGGGCGGCTGTCCATTTGGTGAGGATGAAAAGCTCTCAATGGTAGATAGTTATGGCCAGTCCCATTACCTCGAAAACCTCTCAGTAATGGATGGTTCTATCTTCCCAACCAGCCTTGGCGCTAACCCGCAGCTGTCTATCTATGGTATTACTGCGCGTAATGCCACGGCGTTAGCACAAAAGCTCACCGATGGCCGCGAGCCGCAATAG
- a CDS encoding TAT leader-containing periplasmic protein, whose product MNRRTFLLGTFATTAAIALGVNLYSPEFSSTDEQTEGKDYRLLFSVLLPVLLDGALPEVASHKLAAQNRTLDAINQSIAALSESQQDELFQLLDMLENRLGLLVLTSSMTPLLMRSPSELTQMLENWRYSYFSLMQTAYLGLRELVMASFYACPEHWSRIHYAKPVLFK is encoded by the coding sequence ATGAATAGAAGAACCTTTTTGTTAGGCACCTTTGCCACTACGGCGGCAATTGCTTTAGGGGTTAATCTCTATTCTCCAGAGTTTAGTTCTACCGATGAGCAAACAGAAGGTAAAGATTACCGTCTGCTATTTAGTGTGTTATTGCCCGTATTACTCGATGGAGCGCTACCCGAGGTAGCCAGCCATAAGTTAGCGGCGCAAAATCGTACCTTAGATGCCATCAACCAATCCATTGCCGCCTTATCCGAGTCCCAGCAAGACGAGTTATTTCAATTACTCGATATGCTGGAGAACCGTTTGGGACTGTTAGTGCTGACCTCAAGCATGACGCCGTTATTAATGCGCAGCCCAAGCGAATTAACCCAAATGTTAGAAAATTGGCGCTACAGCTATTTTTCACTGATGCAGACTGCCTACTTAGGGTTAAGGGAGTTAGTCATGGCAAGCTTTTATGCTTGCCCTGAGCATTGGAGCCGAATTCATTACGCAAAACCTGTGTTATTTAAATAG
- a CDS encoding GFA family protein, with protein MGSVTSLEGGCLCGAIRYRIEGKPFDADYCHCRMCQKSIGAVFGAWMDFKLQQVTWVKGQVTEFASSECVRRGFCAHCGCSLSYRHTEYPDYLTLTIASLDDPNLVQPNYHIYTEQQPSWLKIEDNCLRYPQARTK; from the coding sequence ATGGGATCGGTAACATCCTTGGAGGGCGGCTGTTTATGTGGGGCGATACGTTATCGGATTGAGGGCAAGCCCTTCGACGCCGATTATTGCCATTGCCGCATGTGCCAAAAAAGCATTGGGGCCGTATTTGGTGCTTGGATGGATTTTAAGCTGCAACAGGTGACTTGGGTTAAGGGGCAAGTGACTGAGTTTGCTTCATCTGAGTGTGTGAGACGTGGCTTTTGCGCCCACTGCGGCTGCTCATTGTCCTACAGGCACACTGAGTATCCCGACTATCTCACCCTGACGATCGCAAGCTTAGACGATCCGAATTTAGTGCAGCCTAATTACCATATTTATACCGAGCAGCAGCCAAGTTGGCTCAAGATTGAGGATAACTGCCTACGCTATCCTCAGGCGCGTACTAAGTAA